In Marasmius oreades isolate 03SP1 chromosome 1, whole genome shotgun sequence, one DNA window encodes the following:
- a CDS encoding uncharacterized protein (MEROPS:MER0045095) produces the protein MTIDTPRILLVDSYDSFTFNLASLCRQAIPDCTIHIVKNDQISVEDLFSLVKTFSAVIVGPGPGSPNNPADIGAIRALWKIPDADLIPIFGVCLGHQSLAVEHGAKLKQLDVVKHGQASKILHTGTELFEGVGEISAVRYHSLHVELPPGGDIEPLAWADDGSENGSVLMAAKHKHRPFWSVQYHPESALTDEGGPSVLQNFWKLASQWTKKRGRRPQLLSPSARTILGPSWPTFLPSDITTGSPLLTRNQVSTATLSLHLTVTSICERLGVHNEEVPFVLLDSAAKPGRYSIIGVLLPDTIHILYSVYDSSVTIKRGDAQTHELLEERDIWSWLGEFMRRRSGLVGCPDIPFWGGLVGLLSYELGTTSLCVPLRSDRRQRNRHHDVNLVYVERSVVIDHHTQKIYVQSSLPNDKLWISQMVDTLKSVSSGTSQSTSLPKEMTPTSSRVTLPDRLRYLSRIEEAKASLFSGDSYELCLTANTRVEVDRDLTSWERYKALRLTNPAPHSAYLRLHPSTFLSSSPERFLSYSRPPNPLFELRPIKGTIRKAPGITRAHAEQALQGSCKEVAENLMIVDLIRHDLHGVVGLDVKVKQFCGVEEYETVWQMVSVIEGKLPKQLEGNSQIGLEVLKHSLPPGSMTGAPKKRSVEILQSLEDEDRSLYSGVFGYWCIGGSGDWSVAIRSCFRYEDKEDVEEWVIGAGGAITALSEPEAEWDEMVTKLRSALGAFGARL, from the exons CCTTGCTTCTCTATGTCGTCAGGCGATTCCTGACTGTACCATACATATCGTCAAGAACGACCAGATTTCCGTTGAGGACCTCTTTTCACTTGTGAAAACTTTTTCGGCTGTCATTGTTGGTCCCGGCCCAGGTTCTCCAAATAATCCAGCGGACATTGGGGCCATAAGGGCTCTCTGGAAAATACCTGATGCTGACCTTATCCCAATATTCGGCGTTTGTCTTGGACATCAGAGCCTGGCTGTTGAGCATGGTGCCAAACTGAAGCAACTCGATGTCGTGAAACATGGTCAGGCTTCCAAAATTTTACATACCGGAACCGAGCTGTTTGAGGGTGTCGGAGAGATATCTGCAGTTCGGTACCACTCGCTGCATGTAGAGCTGCCTCCTGGTGGTGATATTGAACCCCTCGCATGGGCTGACGATGGCTCCGAGAATGGTTCAGTCTTAATGGCAGCTAAGCACAAACACCGGCCGTTTTGGAGTGTGCAGTATCACCCTGAATCTGCCCTCACAGACGAAGGGGGGCCCAGCGTTCTTCAGAATTTCTGGAAACTTGCGTCTCAATGGACGAAGAAGCGAGGTAGACGTCCACAACTGCTGTCCCCATCCGCTCGGACGATTCTTGGTCCTTCCTGGCCAACTTTCCTCCCCTCCGACATCACCACCGGATCTCCTCTTCTTACTCGAAATCAAGTTTCCACAGCTACATTGTCCTTGCATTTAACGGTCACCAGCATTTGTGAACGGCTGGGCGTACATAACGAAGAAGTCCCTTTTGTGCTTCTGGATTCCGCCGCGAAGCCCGGGCGTTACTCCATCATTGGTGTACTATTGCCAGACACCATACATATTCTTTATTCCGTATACGACTCGTCAGTCACCATCAAACGTGGGGATGCACAGACTCACGAGCTTCTTGAGGAACGCGATATCTGGTCGTGGCTAGGCGAATTTATGCGGCGTAGGAGTGGACTTGTGGGATGCCCTGACATTCCGTTCTGGGGCGGTCTTGTTGGCCTGTTGAGCTACGAACTAGGAACCACATCCTTGTGTGTACCCCTCCGGTCAGACAGAAGGCAGCGCAATCGACATCATGACGTGAACCTCGTATATGTGGAGAGGAGTGTCGTCATCGACCACCACACTCAAAAGATTTATGTTCAATCCAGTTTACCAAACGACAAGCTTTGGATTTCTCAGATGGTCGATACTCTGAAATCGGTTTCCTCCGGGACGTCTCAGTCCACTTCATTGCCCAAGGAAATGACACCCACTTCTTCGAGGGTAACACTACCAGACAGATTGCGCTATTTATCGAGAATAGAGGAGGCTAAAGCATCACTCTTCTCGGGTGATTCCTACGAACTCTGTCTCACTGCCAACACACGAGTCGAAGTTGACCGAGATTTGACGTCCTGGGAGCGGTACAAGGCTCTCCGCCTCACCAATCCCGCTCCACACTCTGCTTACCTCCGGCTACACCCAAGTACCTTCCTATCCTCTTCTCCCGAGCGCTTTCTTTCATACTCAAGGCCACCCAACCCGCTATTCGAACTACGACCGATTAAAGGCACTATTCGTAAAGCGCCTGGAATCACGCGTGCTCATGCGGAGCAAGCACTGCAAGGGAGTTGTAAAGAGGTGGCTGAAAATCTCATGATTGTCGACTTGATCAGACATGATCTTCATGGTGTTGTTGGTCTAGATGTGAAGGTGAAGCAATTTTGTGGTGTAGAGGAGTACGAAACTGTCTGGCAGATGGTCAGTGTTATCGAAGGCAAGCTGCCTAAACAGTTAGAGGGTAATAGCCAAATAGGCTTGGAGGTCTTGAAACACAGTCTTCCTCCAG GTAGCATGACAGGAGCTCCGAAGAAGCGTAGCGTTGAAATTCTGCAATCGCTGGAAGATGAGGACAGAAGCTTGTACTCCGGTGTCTTCGGGTACTGGTGTATTGGTGGTAGCGGTGATTGGTCTGTGGCCATTCGCAGCTGTTTTCGCTATGAAGATAAGGAGGATGTCGAGGAATGGGTTATCGGGGCAGGTGGCGCTATCACAGCGCTCTCTGAACCGGAGGCTGAATGGGATGAGATGGTGACGAAGTTGCGAAGTGCCCTTGGAGCTTTCGGCGCTAGGTTATGA
- the UBC12 gene encoding NEDD8-conjugating protein ubc12 (BUSCO:EOG09265FCK), whose amino-acid sequence MIKIWSMKKNEDAAAKRKPKTTAAQIRVQKDLTELDLPSTMKTHFSDPADLLNFTLTITPDEGMYKGGAFVFSFVINTNYPHDPPKVKCTQKIYHPNVDLEGNVCLNILREDWKPVLNLNSVMVGLQYLFLEPNADDPLNKEAALEMTKNRDLFLSNVRSSMGGLVIKGVKYDRVQQ is encoded by the exons ATGATTAAA ATATGGAGTatgaagaagaatgaggatgcGGCTGCAAAGAGGAAGCCCAAAACCACTGCTGCCCAGATTCGAGTACAGAAAG ACTTGACAGAATTAGATCTTCCATCGACCATGAAAACACATTTCTCTGACCCAGCTGATCTCCTCAACTTCACTCTGACCATTACCCCCGATGAGG GCATGTACAAAGGCGGCGCCTTCGTCTTTTCTTTCGTGATAAACACAAACTACCCGCACGACCCTCCCAAGGTCAAGTGCACGCAGAAG ATATACCATCCAAACGTAGACCTGGAAGGAAATGTCTGTCTAAATATACTGCGAGAAGACTGGAAGCCTGTACTTAACTTGAACTCTGTGATGGTGGGGCTCCAGTATCTGTTCTTGGAACCAAACGCCGACGATCCCCTGAATAAAG AGGCGGCACTCGAAATGACCAAGAACAGAGATCTCTTCTTGTCTAATGTCAGGTCATCCATGGGCGGGTTGGTGATCAAGGGCGTCAAATATGACCGAGTCCAACAATAA
- a CDS encoding uncharacterized protein (BUSCO:EOG092646C6) has translation MTTDTTDAPPLGRYLASTDKNTRDKAIKNLATFLSDTENEIPKAEMAKLWKGIFYCFWMSDKPLVQQALASELAELMLIITTTSSSLAFLNGFWETLFREWNGIDRLRMDKYYMLVRRFVNASFRLLLRNDWEQKICEEYNNILTRQGGPLCPNDTKVPTSLAYHLSDIYLEELDKVLESIPSASSSTPKVPLLLLLTPFITLYARTPSTPILKYLHATLMEPLLAVFTSPDAEDETPRSRKRPRLESNTTQPIYPHVISDWCRESSAHRVKNQLLRKIFEVASEPQTRDSNRRKMYAIWEKVKDEDEDEDNKDT, from the exons ATGACCACGGATACTACAGACGCTCCTCCTCTGGGAAGATACCTGGCTTCAACTG ACAAGAACACCCGAGACAAGGCAATTAAAAATCTCGCGACTTTTCTTTCTGATACCGAAAATGAGATACCAAAAGCTGAGATGGCAAAATTATGGAAGGGCATATTCTATT GTTTTTGGATGTCGGACAAACCTTTGGTTCAGCAAGCACTTGCCTCCGAGCTAGCAGAACTCATGTTGATTATCACAACAACCTCGTCTTCATTGGCTTTCTTGAATGGATTCTGGGAGACTCTCTTTCGAGAGTGGAATGGTATAGACCGATTGAG GATGGATAAATATTACATGCTTGTCAGAAGATTCGTTAATGCATCATTTAGACTTCTCCTTCGAAATGATTGGGAACAAAAAATTTGCGAGGAATACAATAATATTTTAACCCGTCAAGGAGGGCCACTTTG CCCGAATGATACCAAAGTGCCGACGAGCTTGGCCTATCATTTATCAGATATCTATCTTGAAGAGCTCGATAAAGTTCTTGAGAGTATTCCCAGCGCATCCTCCTCTACTCCGAAAGTCCCGCTACTCCTCCTCCTTACACCTTTCATTACGTTATACGCGCGAACGCCGTCGACACCCATATTGAAGTATCTGCACGCCACGCTCATGGAACCTCTATTAGCTGTCTTCACGTCTCCAGACGCTGAAGATGAAACCCCACGTTCACGGAAGCGACCGAGACTTGAATCGAACACAACACAGCCAATATACCCTCATGTTATCTCAGATTGGTGTCGAGAATCTTCCGCCCATAGAGTCAAaaatcaacttcttcgaaagatCTTCGAAGTGGCTAGCGAACCACAGACACGAGATTCTAATCGAAGAAAAATGTATGCTATTTGGGAGAAAGTgaaggacgaggacgaggacgaggacaaTAAAGATACTTGA
- a CDS encoding uncharacterized protein (BUSCO:EOG09264ENO) has protein sequence MFPVRRLLPLRNSFKLPPLRQSFRIGNRLPETQKRWNGSSSAEPPRPHRNVVGVFSPASAAIFVAVGTALYFYFRHEKKKSIEQREKERSSQAYGRPNIGGPFSLIKCTGSTTSEPVIFTENDLLGKWSLVYFGFTNCPDICPAELDKVTVVMNELKKSFPNIPIQPIFISVDPARDTPSQIHTYLQDFHPDYIGLVGDYQQTKSVCKAYRVYFSTPPDADPKGDYLVDHSIFVYLMDPQGKFVEAFGQSTDQHTAAEKIKELITEWISTA, from the exons ATGTTCCCTGTTCGCCGTCTACTCCCACTTCGCAACTCCTTTAAGCTTCCTCCCTTGAGGCAGAGTTTTCGAATCGGTAACCGTCTCCCCGAAACACAGAAGAGGTGGAACGGATCGTCTTCTGCAGAACCTCCTCGCCCTCACCGAAATGTTGTAGGG GTCTTCTCCCCGGCTTCCGCTGCAATATTCGTAGCAGTTGGTACAGCATTATACTTCTACTTCCGCcacgagaaaaaaaaatccaTTGAACAACGGG aaaaGGAACGTTCCTCTCAGGCGTATGGGCGACCGAACATCGGTGGTCCATTCTCACTGATCAAGTGCACGGGTTCCACCACATCCGAGCCTGTCATCTTTACAGAGAATGACTTACTGGGGAAATGGTCATTGGTCTACTTCGGATTCACAAATTGCCCAGATATTTGCCCTgcagaattagacaaggtcACTGTCGTGATGAACGAACTCA AAAAGTCGTTTCCTAACATTCCGATACAACCGATATTCATTTCTGTAGACCCTGCTCGCGACACTCCCTCTCAGATTCACACATATCTTCAAGATTTCCATCCAGACTATATTGGGCTCGTGGGCGATTACCAACAAACAAAATCCGTCTGCAAAGCGTATCGGGTCTATTTTTCAACACCACCTGATGCCGATCCTAAAGGCGACTACTTGGTCGACCATTCAATATTCGTATACTTGATGGACCCTCAAGGAAAGTTTGTCGAAGCATTTGGCCAGTCCACAGACCAGCACACTGCAGCAGAGAAGATAAAGGAGCTGATTACAGAATGGATAtctactgcttaa